The region ACAAATGCATTAGATAAGCTGCAAGAGCTGAACTCCCTAGAAGATCTGAATAATCTTGCGACGAAGCTAGCAGGTGAAAAGCTTTTCCATTTCGAAGCCGATTTGATTGTCTCTGCAAACCTCATGTCGCAACTAGCTTTGTTACCCCTTGATGCCGTCGAAAAGAAAATCAAACGCACCCTTGAACTGACCGAGAAAGACGTCATCTGCACTCAGTTCGCCGAAACTCATTTGAAAAATCTAAGTGCCTGCAAAGGGACTAAGCTGATTTATTCCGACCGCGAAGTCATCTATCGCGATAAAAGCAACGAGATCATGTACACGGGCCACTACCCCGTCAGTTTTACCGGCTATAAAAAATTGAAAGAATGGTATTGGATGTTAGCTCCCTTAAAGGAAGCCTCTAAAGACTATTCCATCGAAATGAAAATCGAAGCCTACAAAAGCACCTAATCCCCTTTCGGAATTACTAAACCTTAGACATTGGAACATATCCCCTTTGTCCTATTAGCCCTAACTGCCTGCCAACAGCCCCACAAAGAAAGTAACAGCCTGTCGCCTACTCCAGAGGTTTCAGCCGAAACCGAGGTCTATACAGGCCCATCTGGCTTGGTCATCATCCGAATCGCTGATGAGCAAAATACCTCGCTGACTCTACCACAGAAACTTAACGTAAATTTTGAAACCATAAACGAAGACAAAACAAATCTTAGAATTGAACAATTTCCAGCTGGTGCAACATCGATTCTCTTCAGTAAACACCCAACTATTCAAAGCTATGGTTGTGAGAAACAAAGCGAAGTTCTACCCAACAAAATCGATGCCGAAAGAGTTATAATCTGTGGGCAAGTTTTCATTCCTTCAGGAAGATTTGAAATTCGCACTTCTAAATTAGAACTTCGTGATGCCAAAATTGTAACTACAGAAAAGCCTTTTGATCCAAACGTCGAGTTCACTTTATCAAACACTACGATCTATGCCGCGGAAATAGAAGTCCACGGGACAAACAAACTGACTCTTCAAGGTTATTCGGACGGGTTTGATAGATCGTCAGCACACGCATTGTTTATGAATTTTGCCTACGTGTCTGGTGAGGGCTCCTTTGAAGTCCTGTCCCGCAATCAAATAAGAACTCTGAGATAAGTTAGTCCGCAAAAAGGAGTTTTGAAGATTAAAAAAGAACTGCTGACATCAGAGAGACCTGAAAAGTGTAAAATATGCTTAACGTACCTCGAAACAGCACCACCAGAAATCAAAGACATTGTGGTGCGTTCGTTAAAGAAGTTTTTACTTTTTAAGAGCGACGAAAAGGCCTTCGTACGTCGGTGCGATGGCCGCCTCATAAAGATCGGGATTCGCTAAGCGCTCGTTAAATTCTCTCATAATACGAACTTGTTTCTCAGAGAATTTTTGGGTTGTTGTCTGTCCCCATACAGCGCCACTTAGAAAAATATTGTCTGCCAACACCAGTCCACCTTTGCGCAAATTCTTTTCAGCCCACAGCAAATAATCCAAATAGGCAGCCTTATTACCGTCGATGAACACGCCCTCAAAAGGCCCTTGTGCTTCAAGCTTCAACAATTCTTCACGGGCGTCACCGACCACGAGGTGAATTTTTTTGGATGATTGATCCAACTTTGAAAAGACCTCGGCAGAGCGACGGGCGTGTTCTGGATCCTTTTCCAAAGTCCAAAGTTCCCCACCGGCTGGCAAGGCTTCAAAGAAGTATTGAGCCGATAATCCTGTCAAAGTGCCGATTTCTACAAATTTTTTACAGCCATGCATTTTTACTAGAACATGGGCCAACTGCGCTTCGGCTGGAGAAATACTAATTCTTGCTAGACCTAGCTCTTCCGCAAACTGACGAGAAAGTTTTTTAGTGTCGTTCTCGTTATTAAATAGAGCACCTAGGTATTCTTCTTTGTTTGAAAGCACTGATTCACGCATGAACAGATCCTCTCATGAAAGAGTCTGGAAGTTAACAGGAAGTTAATTTGCTTAGACACTAACACACAGAATAGCCTAAAACAGACAGCATCACTTGATCATGGAGGATCATATGAAGCCTGACATCCAGTTCCTGATGAGTTTAGCACTCATCACGGCCACTGTTTCTTGTTCCTCGAAATCAAAGCGCGATGATGAATACCTTTTGCGACCCGTAAAGGCCACCCCGTCAAGACCGCCCGACTCCATTCTTAACAAACACGTCAGCAACGATCTGCGGGACAGCGTCCGTTATGATCAGCTCTCTAAGAATGTTCGATTTGACTATGCCAGCGCGGAAATCACGCCGTCTTCAAAAAATGCACTCAACACCATTGCAAAAGAGATTAATTCGTCTTTGGACTCTTTTAGGGTAATTCGTCTGACGGGAGTTACCGACGCCAGTGGTGATGATTCACGCAACATGCAGCTTTCTCAAAGACGGGCTGAAAATGTTAGAAGGTATTTAATATCTCAAGGTGTTCCCGCAGAAAAACTAGAAGCGATTGGTGTGGGCGCAACAAACACGATCATGCCTGGGACAAAAATTAAAGCTGCCGCCGATCGCCGTGTGGACTTTGAGATTGTGCGATAGAGGGATGCATGGCTAAATAGTCGCCATGAATCCACTCTTAGTTTTTGATCTTGATGGCACTTTAATTGACTCTGCGCCGGATATTATCGTCGCTGTAAATCGCACCTTAAAGAATCACAATAAGCCGATGTTGGGCGATCAAGAGATCATTTCTCATATTGGTGAAGGTTTAAAAAAACTTTTGGCAGACCTGTTCATCAACGATGATCTTTCATCGGCAGATGTCATCAATCTCGAAGTGGAATTTCTGAAAATCTATGAAGAAGAGATGTTAAATAAAACCCGCATTTATCCAGAGGTCGAAAACTTCTTAGGAAATTACGCGGGCCCGATGGCGATCATCACAAACAAGAACGAAGTGCCAGCGAAAATAATATTAAAGCACTTAGGCCTTGACCGCTTTCCTTGGGTGAACGTTTTCGGGGCAGACACGCTCGCGGAACGCAAACCAAGCCCCTTGCCCCTGCACACAATGATGAAACTTGCTGGTCATAATCCGCACAATACTTTGATGATTGGGGATGGAATTCCAGATATGGTTTCCGCGCAACGCGCCGGTGTAGCGTCGCTAGCCATCGAGTTTGGATACACATCGCCGGAACTGCTTCAGAGGTACGAACCTAAAGCATTTTTGCGAAGCTATTTAGACCTTCCAAACTTAGTGGAACAACTATTTTCAGTCCGAACTTAAGAGTCACAAAAACGTTCATGATTTTAGTTCGCGTTGTTCCATAATCTCATCGTGAGACACTTCAAAAAGCATATATTTGGAGTAATAAATGAGTTCACTAAAGTGAGTCCAGGTAACTTAAGTACGTTCCCCAACATCCGATAAATTTCATATGAAGACCGAGGGGAAAATCTGGCTGTTTTACGACGCCGAAAAGAAAGAACAATCAAAGCCAATGTCTGTGGTACAGGCACAGGTGTTTCTTCTTTCTCTAAAAAAGAATGATCACTTGAAATACTTTGTTTGGACTCCCGGTTGGCCCGACTGGACATGTGTGAAAGATTTCCTTAAATCCGGTCAAAACTATTTCGTGATGACTAAGCCACCGAAGCCGGTGGGAGTTACCGAAGATCTTCCTTCGAAGGACGAAAGCACTCTTGTCATTGAAGCCGAAGCTGGCAGCGCTGATAAAACCAACACTGGAACACTTGTTACCATGTCAGGACTGTTTACAAAGGTGCGCGATGATAAGCCTTTGAAAAAATCAGAACCTATCGATTATGGATACTATCATCATGACTTTAATGGTGATGACTTAGATCTTTCCAAAATCAATCAAGTATCCAAACCTGAAAAGGTCAAAGTGTACGAGGAAACTGTTTCACGCAACGAAGATTCAGATCGTCGTAAAGACACTCGTCACAACTTTAAAATTGAAATCATCTTGGTTTCTAAGACCAAGTCTTTCCGCACGTTTTCCCGCGACATTTCTATCAGCGGTACCCAATTGGAAAAAGAAATCCCACGCGACTTTTTGAATGTGCCTTTCGATTTAATCGTTGTGAATCCTTATGACAAAGACTCTTCACGCGGCCGTTTACTTTTCAGAGCGAAAATTGTGGGTGACATGACTGACCCACGCCGCTTGATGTTTATCGAACAAGATCACGAAATGACTGTGAAGCTTGATGCCCTACTTAGGTCCTATACGAAAGCTCAAGCAGCCGATAGAAAATCCGCTGGTTAAAAATCGAAAGTATTTTAGAATCTTAATTAAAGATTTCTTTACAACTCTCCGATCTCAAAGTGACGCACGTTTGAGGAGAGTTCATGAAGAATTTCATTCTAGTAACTACGATGGTAAGCCTGTCTTTGGGTCTAGCTGCCTGCGAACCGAAAGTTGAGGACGCCTCTAGCTCTGGCCAGCACCTCTATATCACATCAGGAAGTTGTTATGTGGGAAGCGGCCTAACCGCTGAAACTCCTTCACGCACTCTCAGCAAATTAAATCTTTCCACGGGAGTGGTTGATGAAATCCTCATGGACTACAATACTGTCAACTCCTCTGATCGCCCGCAAAGTGTGATCGATTATGACAGCCAAAACCTGTTAGTCTTAGTCGAAAACCCTGTCAGTTTTAATCGTCGCATTGACCTGGTTAAGAAAAAGGGTGGCAATTCGTTTGCTACATATTTAACTGATTCAACTATTCTTACCACGACAGCAGGCCACGTTGTTCGCGACATGGTTCGTACTCCAGACGGGGGAATTCTTATTTCAAAAAGTGCAGCAGCTGAAAAACTGAGTTCCAGCAAAGGACGAGTAACGGTGGGTGCCAACGCTTTCATCAATGCTCCAACAGGCGGAACATGCGGCACAACTAACAACACCCTTATTTCCAACACCCTTATTTCTGCCGTCGTGGCCCTGCCAAATTCAAAATATATTTTTGCACACGCAGCTGCTACACCCAACAATCGTGTTGTCTTTATTAATAGTACGAATGGATATTCTGCCAGCGCGGATTGCAGCTCGGCCGTCACCGCTCCTGCGACGACAACATTCCCCACAGCCATGATTTATATTTCCTCAGAGACAACGGCTAATACAGGATACTTGCTAGTATCTTATTCAAGCAGCACCGCTGCTCAAGATTATATTTATGCGTATGATGTGAATGAAACATCTGGCACTATTACTGGTGCAACCAAGGCTTATGAAAACTCATCTGTATTACGTGGGATTTCTGCCATGGCTTATGACTCGACAACTGGTAGTATCTTTGTAGCGAATGGTTCAACCACGCTTGCAAATGGAATTGAACGTTTCACCTTTGATCCAACGACAAAGACTCTGACCCGGGTAGGTTCAGTTCCCTTTGCGGGAACCAGCCTTTATACGAAATGTATCACTGGAATGACAGTGGCAAACTAAGGCTGTCTTTCAAAAACTTGGATCATAGCCATATACTTTTTCAAAGCTTGCACATAGTTATTCTGCTCAGGGATCGCTGTCTTTTCGATCAACGCTTTTGAACGACCAAAGTAAATATAAGGCAAATAATCTGCATATCGATCTGGAGTGATGTGATCTAAGTGATAAGTTTTGATTCTTATTTTCAATTGTTTCAAAGCGTTGATCAAGTATCCCATCGTTGCAATGGCAGCATTTTCGGGAATATCTAAGTTATCTGGAGTGATTCCGTATTTATCAGCAACATCCTGAGGAAGAAACTTAATTTGGGTCAGACCTCGACTGTTGGGGCTGACTTCTTTATCTGTTGCTAACGAGCGCATGAGCTTAG is a window of Bdellovibrio sp. SKB1291214 DNA encoding:
- a CDS encoding O-methyltransferase, with translation MRESVLSNKEEYLGALFNNENDTKKLSRQFAEELGLARISISPAEAQLAHVLVKMHGCKKFVEIGTLTGLSAQYFFEALPAGGELWTLEKDPEHARRSAEVFSKLDQSSKKIHLVVGDAREELLKLEAQGPFEGVFIDGNKAAYLDYLLWAEKNLRKGGLVLADNIFLSGAVWGQTTTQKFSEKQVRIMREFNERLANPDLYEAAIAPTYEGLFVALKK
- a CDS encoding OmpA family protein translates to MKPDIQFLMSLALITATVSCSSKSKRDDEYLLRPVKATPSRPPDSILNKHVSNDLRDSVRYDQLSKNVRFDYASAEITPSSKNALNTIAKEINSSLDSFRVIRLTGVTDASGDDSRNMQLSQRRAENVRRYLISQGVPAEKLEAIGVGATNTIMPGTKIKAAADRRVDFEIVR
- a CDS encoding HAD family hydrolase codes for the protein MNPLLVFDLDGTLIDSAPDIIVAVNRTLKNHNKPMLGDQEIISHIGEGLKKLLADLFINDDLSSADVINLEVEFLKIYEEEMLNKTRIYPEVENFLGNYAGPMAIITNKNEVPAKIILKHLGLDRFPWVNVFGADTLAERKPSPLPLHTMMKLAGHNPHNTLMIGDGIPDMVSAQRAGVASLAIEFGYTSPELLQRYEPKAFLRSYLDLPNLVEQLFSVRT
- a CDS encoding PilZ domain-containing protein; this translates as MKTEGKIWLFYDAEKKEQSKPMSVVQAQVFLLSLKKNDHLKYFVWTPGWPDWTCVKDFLKSGQNYFVMTKPPKPVGVTEDLPSKDESTLVIEAEAGSADKTNTGTLVTMSGLFTKVRDDKPLKKSEPIDYGYYHHDFNGDDLDLSKINQVSKPEKVKVYEETVSRNEDSDRRKDTRHNFKIEIILVSKTKSFRTFSRDISISGTQLEKEIPRDFLNVPFDLIVVNPYDKDSSRGRLLFRAKIVGDMTDPRRLMFIEQDHEMTVKLDALLRSYTKAQAADRKSAG